The following DNA comes from Streptococcus canis.
TTATCTTCTTCTTTTTGGCTTTTGATGAGCTCAACAAATGTAAAAAAGAGTCCACTTCGATCACCGTATAGGCCGGCTCGCTTTCCTGCGATAGACACATTTTGACAAGGGCTTCCCGCAGTCCATAAATCTGCTTTTGGAAGTTGTGTGGGGTCAATGCTTGTGATGTCGTCATGAAACCATTCTCCTTCTGTATCGTACATTGCTTCATAGGATTTCCGTGCAAACTTATCCTTTTCACAGTAACCAAGGCAGGTCATACCTGCCAACTCCAACCCACGACGAAAGCCACCCACTCCTGAAAAGAAATCAAGAAAGGTTAAGGTCATGCAATCACCTCACTTTTATTCACTAAAGAATACGCTTGATACTTCACGCAAATTGATTCAACTTTATGTCGAAGCCACATTGGTGCTTGAGGGACATCATTATATCGACCATATTCACCAAAGAGTAGTTCCATACCGACATTTCTAGCTTGTGTAGCCTCTAAAAATGTATCGTAATAACCAAGATGGACCTCCTGCTGAGATATTTTTATTCTTGCACGATATTTATTTCTCGGTCGATAAAAGCTAACCCCCGTAACTCCAGACGTGTTATTTACTTGCAGTCCTTGATTAATTTGATTTTGCTGATGAGTACAAAACCTAATATTTTCAGAGCGATTATCCAATGTATCAAGGTTGATATGGTCTACTTCTAAACCTTCCCTATGTCCAAATAAATAACGATGAAGATAATTGCCTCTTGTACAAATAATGTACGATTTAGAATCTTCATCGTTATTTTTATTTCGATAAAAGTTTACATCTGCAATCTTTGAAAAGTTTTCCTTATCAAAAATAAACTGTGTTCCATCTTTTAAAGTTCCTGTACCAACAGAGCCTATAAATGAATATTGAACATTAGACATCAGGATGCCCCCTTCTGTAACAATGCTTCATCAAAACTAATCGTTTCTCCCTCTCGAATTACAGTTACGTTAGCTTCACCAGTCGACTCCATGTAGCGTTTGACAATGACATCCACAAACTTTTCATCAAGCTCAATGCCATAACAGACTCGACCAGTCTGATCTGCTGCCATGAGGGTTGACCCTGAACCAAGAAAGGGATCAAGGACAAGTGTCCCTCGCATGGATGAGTTTTGGATAGGATATGCCATAAGCTGAATCGGCTTCATGGTTGGGTGGTCTTTACTAGACTTGGGACGGTCATATTCCCAGATAGTTGTCTGCTTACGGTCACTGAACCATT
Coding sequences within:
- a CDS encoding HNH endonuclease is translated as MSNVQYSFIGSVGTGTLKDGTQFIFDKENFSKIADVNFYRNKNNDEDSKSYIICTRGNYLHRYLFGHREGLEVDHINLDTLDNRSENIRFCTHQQNQINQGLQVNNTSGVTGVSFYRPRNKYRARIKISQQEVHLGYYDTFLEATQARNVGMELLFGEYGRYNDVPQAPMWLRHKVESICVKYQAYSLVNKSEVIA